A genome region from Cucumis sativus cultivar 9930 chromosome 4, Cucumber_9930_V3, whole genome shotgun sequence includes the following:
- the LOC101220527 gene encoding protein FAR1-RELATED SEQUENCE 2 isoform X1 has product MDIDLELPSSDHERLDVIQSRNDGVNVFQANGQGKYANSFARAEHHEEMSIPNAKKSSGEDRMDIINFETDFRIGPFEPKNGLEFESKEEAYSFYREYARSVGFGITIKASRRSKKSGKFIDIKIACSRFGSKRESTTTVNPRPCMKTGCNASMHIKKREDGKWFVHGFTREHNHEICPDDFHHAMKGRNKKPDIAISEKKGLQLALDEGDVLLMLEHFMHMQETNPNFFYAIHFNQEKQLRTVLWVDAKARHDYQNFSDVIFFDTYYLTNGYKVPFVPIVGVNHHFQYILFGGALIGDMATSSFIWLMKTWLKAVGGRAPRVVLTDQELSLKESVSDVFPNTLHLFSLWHILRRVPEKLGRTINQNGGFIETLNKCIYRSWTDKEFEKRWWEMIDKFQIRDDEWLQLLFDDRKKWVPTYVKNYFLAGMSTLERSGSVISFFDKYICKETSFKEFIKHSEIFFKDMLELEANADFETRHQKPILKSLFTFEKQMATMYTTTMFKKFQLQILGAASCQVHKQTENGATVTYHIHDLEEHQDFLVAWNKTEMDICCLCRSFEYQGILCRHAILVFQILGLTSIPHKYILKRWTRSAKVRISESSNRLHYRVQRFNNLCKQAIKLGELGSLSQETYDIASEAFDEVLKQCAFAKNSTKSFVETNTLGSVGFVDDEENQGEYMAKSSGKRQMSKKGKVIKQARYKSSEVEVDSGAAALHCFHGSLPGSGQSNTNSPFCDGPEDYYSHQAMHNLDYSPSVVAHVGPCSDGQTMQSQGQLH; this is encoded by the exons ATGGATATAGACCTTGAGCTTCCATCCAGTGATCATGAAAGGTTAGATGTAATTCAGAGTCGAAATGATGGCGTGAATGTGTTTCAAGCAAATGGCCAGGGAAAGTATGCAAATTCTTTTGCAAGGGCTGAGCACCATGAGGAAATGTCCATACCAAATGCCAAAAAAAGTAGTGGTGAGGATCGGATGGACATCATTAACTTTGAAACAGACTTTAGAATAGGTCCGTTTGAACCAAAAAATGGTTTGGAGTTTGAGTCGAAGGAAGAAGCGTATTCTTTTTATAGAGAATATGCTAGATCTGTGGGATTTGGCATCACTATAAAAGCAAGTAGGCGCTCAAAGAAATCTGGAAAGTTTATTGACATTAAAATTGCATGCTCTAGATTTGGAAGCAAGCGAGAGTCTACTACGACTGTCAACCCTAGACCATGTATGAAGACAGGTTGCAATGCTAGCATGCATATTAAGAAGAGGGAAGATGGAAAATGGTTTGTACATGGTTTTACAAGAGAGCATAACCATGAGATTTGTCCTGATGACTTCCATCATGCTATGAAGGGAAGGAATAAAAAACCAGATATTGCCATTTCTGAGAAAAAGGGTCTGCAATTGGCTTTAGATGAGGGAGATGTCCTATTGATGCTTGAACATTTTATGCATATGCAGGAAACAAATCCCAATTTCTTCTATGCCATACATTTCAACCAAGAAAAACAACTGAGAACTGTTTTGTGGGTGGATGCAAAAGCGAGGCACGATTACCAGAATTTCAGTGatgtcattttctttgatACTTACTACTTAACTAATGGATACAAAGTTCCTTTTGTTCCTATTGTTGGAGTTAACCATCATTTTCAGTATATCTTGTTTGGAGGTGCACTGATTGGTGATATGGCTACTTCAAGTTTTATTTGGTTAATGAAGACATGGCTCAAAGCAGTGGGTGGGCGAGCACCCAGAGTTGTCTTAACTGATCAAGAATTATCTTTGAAAGAATCAGTGTCCGATGTATTTCCCAATACACTCCACCTTTTCTCTTTATGGCATATATTGAGAAGAGTTCCTGAAAAACTAGGAAGGACTATAAATCAGAATGGCGGTTTTATAGAAACCCTTAATAAGTGCATTTATAGATCTTGGACAgataaagaatttgaaaagagaTGGTGGGAAATGATAGACAAATTCCAAATAAGGGACGACGAATGGCTTCAGTTACTGTTTGATGATCGTAAGAAGTGGGTGCCAACGTATGTGAAGAATTACTTTTTAGCTGGAATGTCTACACTTGAACGATCTGGGAGTGTGATCTCTTTTTTTGATAAGTATATATGTAAAGAAACTTCATTCAAGGAGTTCATTAAACATTCTgagatatttttcaaagacATGCTTGAGCTGGAAGCTAATGCTGATTTTGAAACTCGGCACCAAAAACCTATCTTAAAGTCGCTCTTTACTTTTGAGAAACAAATGGCCACGATGTACACAACGACTATGTTTAAGAAATTCCAGTTACAGATATTGGGAGCAGCTTCATGTCAAGTGCACAAACAGACAGAAAATGGAGCTACTGTAACGTACCATATTCATGATCTGGAAGAGCACCAGGATTTCCTGGTAGCTTGGAATAAAACAGAAATGGATATATGTTGTTTATGCCGTTCTTTTGAGTACCAAGGCATCCTTTGCAGACATGCTATCCTTGTTTTTCAGATTTTGGGACTAACTAGCATCccacacaaatatattttgaaacgTTGGACAAGAAGTGCAAAGGTCAGGATTAGTGAATCATCAAACCGACTTCATTACCGAGTACAGCGTTTCAACAACCTCTGTAAACAAGCCATTAAATTGGGTGAACTAGGCTCTTTATCTCAAGAAACCTATGATATTGCTAGTGAAGCTTTCGATGAAGTACTGAAACAATGTGCTTTTGCAAAAAATTCTACCAAGAGCTTTGTAGAAACAAATACCTTGGGTTCTGTTGGTTTTGTTGACGATGAAGAAAATCAAGGTGAATATATGGCCAAGTCATCGGGGAAAAGACAAATGAGTAAAAAAGGCAAG GTGATCAAGCAGGCACGGTACAAATCGTCAGAGGTG GAGGTGGATTCGGGAGCCGCTGCACTTCATTGTTTCCATGGCTCCCTGCCGGGATCA GGTCAGTCGAACACAAATTCTCCTTTCTGTGATGGACCTGAAGATTATTATAGTCATCAGGCTATGCACAATTTG GATTATTCTCCTTCAGTCGTAGCTCATGTTGGACCATGTAGTGACGGACAAACTATGCAG tCCCAAGGACAGCTTCATTGA
- the LOC101220527 gene encoding protein FAR1-RELATED SEQUENCE 2 isoform X2 — MDIDLELPSSDHERLDVIQSRNDGVNVFQANGQGKYANSFARAEHHEEMSIPNAKKSSGEDRMDIINFETDFRIGPFEPKNGLEFESKEEAYSFYREYARSVGFGITIKASRRSKKSGKFIDIKIACSRFGSKRESTTTVNPRPCMKTGCNASMHIKKREDGKWFVHGFTREHNHEICPDDFHHAMKGRNKKPDIAISEKKGLQLALDEGDVLLMLEHFMHMQETNPNFFYAIHFNQEKQLRTVLWVDAKARHDYQNFSDVIFFDTYYLTNGYKVPFVPIVGVNHHFQYILFGGALIGDMATSSFIWLMKTWLKAVGGRAPRVVLTDQELSLKESVSDVFPNTLHLFSLWHILRRVPEKLGRTINQNGGFIETLNKCIYRSWTDKEFEKRWWEMIDKFQIRDDEWLQLLFDDRKKWVPTYVKNYFLAGMSTLERSGSVISFFDKYICKETSFKEFIKHSEIFFKDMLELEANADFETRHQKPILKSLFTFEKQMATMYTTTMFKKFQLQILGAASCQVHKQTENGATVTYHIHDLEEHQDFLVAWNKTEMDICCLCRSFEYQGILCRHAILVFQILGLTSIPHKYILKRWTRSAKVRISESSNRLHYRVQRFNNLCKQAIKLGELGSLSQETYDIASEAFDEVLKQCAFAKNSTKSFVETNTLGSVGFVDDEENQGEYMAKSSGKRQMSKKGKVIKQARYKSSEEVDSGAAALHCFHGSLPGSGQSNTNSPFCDGPEDYYSHQAMHNLDYSPSVVAHVGPCSDGQTMQSQGQLH, encoded by the exons ATGGATATAGACCTTGAGCTTCCATCCAGTGATCATGAAAGGTTAGATGTAATTCAGAGTCGAAATGATGGCGTGAATGTGTTTCAAGCAAATGGCCAGGGAAAGTATGCAAATTCTTTTGCAAGGGCTGAGCACCATGAGGAAATGTCCATACCAAATGCCAAAAAAAGTAGTGGTGAGGATCGGATGGACATCATTAACTTTGAAACAGACTTTAGAATAGGTCCGTTTGAACCAAAAAATGGTTTGGAGTTTGAGTCGAAGGAAGAAGCGTATTCTTTTTATAGAGAATATGCTAGATCTGTGGGATTTGGCATCACTATAAAAGCAAGTAGGCGCTCAAAGAAATCTGGAAAGTTTATTGACATTAAAATTGCATGCTCTAGATTTGGAAGCAAGCGAGAGTCTACTACGACTGTCAACCCTAGACCATGTATGAAGACAGGTTGCAATGCTAGCATGCATATTAAGAAGAGGGAAGATGGAAAATGGTTTGTACATGGTTTTACAAGAGAGCATAACCATGAGATTTGTCCTGATGACTTCCATCATGCTATGAAGGGAAGGAATAAAAAACCAGATATTGCCATTTCTGAGAAAAAGGGTCTGCAATTGGCTTTAGATGAGGGAGATGTCCTATTGATGCTTGAACATTTTATGCATATGCAGGAAACAAATCCCAATTTCTTCTATGCCATACATTTCAACCAAGAAAAACAACTGAGAACTGTTTTGTGGGTGGATGCAAAAGCGAGGCACGATTACCAGAATTTCAGTGatgtcattttctttgatACTTACTACTTAACTAATGGATACAAAGTTCCTTTTGTTCCTATTGTTGGAGTTAACCATCATTTTCAGTATATCTTGTTTGGAGGTGCACTGATTGGTGATATGGCTACTTCAAGTTTTATTTGGTTAATGAAGACATGGCTCAAAGCAGTGGGTGGGCGAGCACCCAGAGTTGTCTTAACTGATCAAGAATTATCTTTGAAAGAATCAGTGTCCGATGTATTTCCCAATACACTCCACCTTTTCTCTTTATGGCATATATTGAGAAGAGTTCCTGAAAAACTAGGAAGGACTATAAATCAGAATGGCGGTTTTATAGAAACCCTTAATAAGTGCATTTATAGATCTTGGACAgataaagaatttgaaaagagaTGGTGGGAAATGATAGACAAATTCCAAATAAGGGACGACGAATGGCTTCAGTTACTGTTTGATGATCGTAAGAAGTGGGTGCCAACGTATGTGAAGAATTACTTTTTAGCTGGAATGTCTACACTTGAACGATCTGGGAGTGTGATCTCTTTTTTTGATAAGTATATATGTAAAGAAACTTCATTCAAGGAGTTCATTAAACATTCTgagatatttttcaaagacATGCTTGAGCTGGAAGCTAATGCTGATTTTGAAACTCGGCACCAAAAACCTATCTTAAAGTCGCTCTTTACTTTTGAGAAACAAATGGCCACGATGTACACAACGACTATGTTTAAGAAATTCCAGTTACAGATATTGGGAGCAGCTTCATGTCAAGTGCACAAACAGACAGAAAATGGAGCTACTGTAACGTACCATATTCATGATCTGGAAGAGCACCAGGATTTCCTGGTAGCTTGGAATAAAACAGAAATGGATATATGTTGTTTATGCCGTTCTTTTGAGTACCAAGGCATCCTTTGCAGACATGCTATCCTTGTTTTTCAGATTTTGGGACTAACTAGCATCccacacaaatatattttgaaacgTTGGACAAGAAGTGCAAAGGTCAGGATTAGTGAATCATCAAACCGACTTCATTACCGAGTACAGCGTTTCAACAACCTCTGTAAACAAGCCATTAAATTGGGTGAACTAGGCTCTTTATCTCAAGAAACCTATGATATTGCTAGTGAAGCTTTCGATGAAGTACTGAAACAATGTGCTTTTGCAAAAAATTCTACCAAGAGCTTTGTAGAAACAAATACCTTGGGTTCTGTTGGTTTTGTTGACGATGAAGAAAATCAAGGTGAATATATGGCCAAGTCATCGGGGAAAAGACAAATGAGTAAAAAAGGCAAG GTGATCAAGCAGGCACGGTACAAATCGTCAGAG GAGGTGGATTCGGGAGCCGCTGCACTTCATTGTTTCCATGGCTCCCTGCCGGGATCA GGTCAGTCGAACACAAATTCTCCTTTCTGTGATGGACCTGAAGATTATTATAGTCATCAGGCTATGCACAATTTG GATTATTCTCCTTCAGTCGTAGCTCATGTTGGACCATGTAGTGACGGACAAACTATGCAG tCCCAAGGACAGCTTCATTGA